From the Blastocatellia bacterium genome, the window ATCGTCGTCCCCTTCAGGGGAATGCGGATGAGATTCTTCTTCGCCGCTTCGATCCCCTTCTTGATCGCGGCGGGAACCTCCCGTGCCTTCCCCAGGCCGAACCCCACGATCCCCTCCTGATTGCCGACGACGACCAGAGCGCTGAAGGAGAGGTTCTTCCCTCCTTTGACGACCTTCGCCACGCGCTTGACCGAGACGACGTATTCCTTCAGCGCCAACCCCTCGGGTGAGATGATCTCTCGCTTCGCCGTCACCATACCATGCCCCCTCTTAGAATTCCAAGCCCGCTTCGCGCGCTGCTTCCGCCAGTGCCTTCACACGCCCGTGATAACGATAGCCTCCGCGATCGAAGACGACTCGCGTGATGCCCCGCTCCAAAGCGCGCGCGGCGATCAGTTTCCCGACTTCACGCGCCGCAGCGATGTTCCCTCCATATCGCGGACGCCCATTGGCGCGCAGCGCGCGATCAAGCGTAGAAGCCGCCGCCAATGTGATCCCGCGCTCGTCGTCAATGAGCTGCGCATAGATGTGCCGCAGGCTTCGGAACACAGCCAAGCGAGGTCGCTCGGCCGTCCCTCGCACCCGCTTGCGAATCCGCTTGTGAACGGCCAGACGTCGCTGTTGTCGCGTCTTCTTCTTGATCATAGCGCCCCGATCACTTCCCAGTCTTGCCGGGCTTCAACCGCAGCACTTCATCGGCGTACCGAATGCCCTTGCCCTTGTAGGCATCCGGTCGCCGCAAGCTCCGAATGTTCGCCGCGATCTGCCCGACCAGTTGCTTATCAATTCCGGAGACGATGAG encodes:
- the rpsE gene encoding 30S ribosomal protein S5, with protein sequence MVTAKREIISPEGLALKEYVVSVKRVAKVVKGGKNLSFSALVVVGNQEGIVGFGLGKAREVPAAIKKGIEAAKKNLIRIPLKGTTIPHPVIGHFGAGKVLLRPAAEGTGVIAGGPVRAIMQAAGVRDVLTKSIGSNNPHNVVRATFAGLKLLRSAEEVARLRGKAVAEL
- the rplR gene encoding 50S ribosomal protein L18 produces the protein MIKKKTRQQRRLAVHKRIRKRVRGTAERPRLAVFRSLRHIYAQLIDDERGITLAAASTLDRALRANGRPRYGGNIAAAREVGKLIAARALERGITRVVFDRGGYRYHGRVKALAEAAREAGLEF